A window of Phocoena phocoena chromosome 6, mPhoPho1.1, whole genome shotgun sequence contains these coding sequences:
- the TUSC1 gene encoding tumor suppressor candidate gene 1 protein: MWRMRGGATRRGSCGGGDSRGQGRPGRVRGGGGSGGWRGRAGGARQQLEERFADLAASHLEAIRARDERDRQNARLREENARLRLENRRLKRENRSLFRQALRLPGEGGDGAYAEAARATPGPEEASTNRRARGGGPEDEQGSPRALRARLEKLEAMYRRALLQLHLEQRGPRPRGDKEEPCPRRPDSGQRTPEPEPEPSEPWL, from the coding sequence ATGTGGCGCATGCGTGGTGGCGCCACCAGGCGCGGGAGCTGCGGCGGAGGGGACAGCCGCGGGCAGGGCCGCCCGGGCCGCGTTCGTGGGGGTGGCGGCAGCGGGGGCTGGCGAGGCCGCGCGGGCGGCGCCCGACAGCAGCTGGAGGAGCGGTTCGCCGACTTGGCGGCGAGCCACCTAGAGGCCATCCGCGCGCGGGACGAGCGGGACCGACAGAACGCGCGGCTGCGTGAGGAGAACGCCCGACTGCGGCTCGAGAACCGGCGGCTGAAGCGCGAGAACCGCAGTCTCTTCCGTCAGGCTTTGCGGCTCCCCGGCGAGGGTGGTGACGGGGCGTACGCGGAGGCGGCGAGGGCGACCCCGGGCCCCGAAGAGGCCAGCACGAACAGGAGAGCTAGGGGCGGCGGCCCCGAGGACGAGCAGGGCAGCCCCAGGGCCCTGAGAGCCCGGCTTGAGAAGCTGGAGGCCATGTACCGCCGGGCCCTGCTGCAGTTGCACCTCGAACAGCGGGGGCCGCGCCCGCGTGGGGACAAGGAGGAGCCCTGTCCACGTAGACCCGACTCAGGCCAGCGAACCCCGGAACCCGAGCCCGAACCCTCGGAACCCTGGCTGTAG